A window from Citrus sinensis cultivar Valencia sweet orange chromosome 5, DVS_A1.0, whole genome shotgun sequence encodes these proteins:
- the LOC127902307 gene encoding uncharacterized protein LOC127902307, with product IQYVDLEVNFELKSGLIHLLPKFHGFAGEDPHKHLKEFHVVCSSMRPQGVTEEQIKLRAFPFSVDGLAKDWLYYLPPGSITTWNGLKKQFLEKYFPASRAANIRKDICGIRQLPGETLYEYWERFKQLCASCPQHQISDQLLIQYFYEGLSLMDRSMIDAASGGVLVNKTPTQARELISNMAANAQQFGSRQDATLRNVNEVNISSQNLENQMSQLATTVSRLESQVLGRLPSQSEVNPKQNVSAVILRSGTELQEPSKKVTKHVEDELEKNELMPQSQDAQPTKAKPLPIVIPPPFPSRFAKSKKEEQEKDILETFRKVEVNIPLLDAIKQIPRYAKVLKELCTSKRKLRGDEKVHMGENVSAVLQKKLPPKCKDPGMFTIPCKIGSVKIEKALLDLGASINVMPRSIYSSLNVGPLKETGVIIQLADRSNAYPDGVLEDVLVQVNELVFPADFYVLDMEDDNSSNSVPILLGRPFLKTARTKMDVHKGTLTMEFDGEVIEFNMNDAMKYPSEEHSVFSVDVINPIAQEIFYKEKTKTFHDRMILRKEFSVGQKV from the exons attcaatatgtagacttggaggtaaattttgaattaaagtctggtcttattcacttattacccaagtttcatggttttgcaggtgaagatcctcataaacatctcaaggagtttcatgttgtgtgCTCAAGTATGAGGCCACAAGGCGTGACTGAAGAGCAGATTAAGCTGCGTGCTTTTCCGTTCTCTGTAGATGGGCTAGCTAAAGATTGGTTGTACTACTTGCCTCCTGGATCGATTACAACgtggaatggtttgaagaagcagttcctcgagaagtactttcctgcttcaagagctgccaacatcagaaaagatatttgtgggatcagacaacttcctggggagactttgtatgagtattgggagcgattcaaacaattgtgtgccagttgtcctcagcatcagatttctgatcaacttcttattcaatatttttacgaaggactatcattgatggataggagtatgatagatgctgctagtggaggcgtgttggtgaacaagacTCCTACTCAAGCAAGGGAGTTGATATCAAATATGGCTGCCAATGCACAACAATTTGGCAGCAGACAAGATGCCACCTTAAGGAAtgtgaatgaggtaaatatttcttct cagaacttggagaaccaaatgagtcaattggcGACTACAGTAAGCCGTCTGGAGTCTCAAGTATTAGGAAGATTgccttcacaatctgaggtgaatccaaagcaaaacgttagtgctgtcatccttagaagtgggacggagttgcaagagcctagtaagaaagtgacaaagcatgtagaggatgagcttgagaagaatgaattgatgcctCAATCTCAAGATGCACAACCCACCAAAGCAAAACCCCTACCTATTGTGATACCTCCTCCTTTTCCAAGCCGATTTGCAAAATCCAAGaaggaggaacaagagaaagacatccttgagacatttcgcaaggttgaggtaaatattcctttattagatgctataaaacaaatacctcgatatgctaaagtccttaaggaactgtgcacctctaagagaaaattaagaggagatgaaaaagttcacatgggggagaatgtttcagcagttcttcaaaagaaactacctcctaagtgcaaggatccaggtatgtttactatcccttgtaaaattggtagtgttaaaattgaaaaggctttgttagatctaggagcttctattaatgtcatgcctcgTTCCATTTATTCATCCTTGAATGttggtccattaaaagaaactggtgtaataattcaactagctgataggtctaatgcatatcctgatggggtattagaagatgtcttagtacaagttaatgagttggtttttcctgctgatttttatgtacttgatatggaagatgataactcctctaattctgtcccaattttgctaggaagaccttttcttaagactgctaggactaaaatggatgtacataaagggactctcactatggagtttgatggagaggttatagaattcaatatgaatgatgccatgaaatatcctagtgaggaacattcagtattttctgtggatgttattaaccctatagcgcaggaaattttttacaaggaaaagacgaagacatttcatgatagaatgattttgagaaaggagttctctgttggtcaaaaagtt